Proteins from a genomic interval of Salinarchaeum sp. Harcht-Bsk1:
- a CDS encoding phage/plasmid primase, P4 family has translation MTDERPPKPHALSVEPDGIPTALREDGAWLVWRYVWQEDREQWAKVPYHADGEHRVDATDPANGVDFPVALATYKRGTYDGLGVITDPDDPHLVFDLDDVVDPERRHESLPDLVREIVEELDTYTEYSPSQTGYHVWVEGEKPGEACRSDLPIDPVVEGETPHLELYDGSSGRYITVTGQHVCGTPETVEPRHEVTRSLYDEYLGAADAPDGPIDQPTPGRDNSLDDEDLLERAKAASNGEKFERLWNGGTAGYPSQSEADLALCGLLAFWTGGDREQMDRLFRQSGLYREKWDEQRGDRTYGQQTIVKTLQGNTEFYEPRDGSTGSPVSGPADHVSEPLLDAIREAPTDWIDPDAQAWSVRATEDFGASEIASAVRKGELPGDADDAIASAVMAGNFPDEIGAAFTAWNRKPDEWDVEVARYFDPGALDPGAIAADADVDPENLGGLPARELAHHVWTRVRRRDDVHVVARVGERGDGSLFSHDPDTGTWSETGAPKLRTIANEALGSAYSRCVGDELEERVRTTRAIDEPNGQVDVDEFGAPVESLPVANGLLEIGGRELGPLEPTDYALATLPITYDPDADCPTFEAFLEEVCPRSVDRQKLQEFVGYALMHWALPYHKALFVAGPQASGKSTFLDVVRRLLGPETTCSLAPQEITSERFAGYDLWGAWANIRSDIPAELIQNTGKFKEVTAGDPIKVEQKHKDPITIEPTAKHFFAANTLPSAEIDDDAFFRRILMVSFPRTVPRSERDPHLIDALADELPGILNWALDGLDRLRDQGHFSGDLPPAETHEKWQTWGESIQRFLHQCVDTDVAATATVPKGDLYDAYVRFCEEEGIPAESKQKFGREIMGKPGVGEKNARKDGRRVRVYTGIELDERRVTAEREGDQRGLGGH, from the coding sequence ATGACCGACGAGCGGCCGCCAAAGCCCCACGCCCTATCGGTCGAACCCGACGGAATCCCGACCGCCCTCCGCGAGGACGGCGCGTGGCTCGTCTGGCGCTACGTCTGGCAGGAGGACCGCGAGCAGTGGGCCAAGGTCCCCTACCACGCCGATGGGGAGCACCGCGTCGACGCCACCGACCCCGCGAACGGCGTCGACTTCCCGGTCGCCCTGGCGACCTACAAACGCGGGACGTACGACGGGCTGGGCGTGATCACAGATCCGGACGATCCGCACCTCGTATTCGACCTCGACGACGTCGTCGATCCCGAACGGCGCCACGAGTCACTCCCGGACCTCGTCCGAGAGATCGTCGAGGAGCTGGACACCTACACCGAGTACTCCCCCTCGCAGACGGGCTACCACGTCTGGGTCGAGGGCGAGAAGCCGGGCGAGGCCTGCCGTTCGGACCTCCCCATCGACCCAGTGGTAGAAGGCGAGACACCGCACCTCGAACTGTACGACGGCAGCTCCGGCCGCTACATCACGGTAACGGGGCAGCACGTCTGCGGCACTCCCGAAACTGTCGAGCCGCGCCACGAGGTGACGAGGTCGCTCTACGACGAGTACCTCGGGGCCGCCGACGCACCCGACGGCCCGATCGACCAGCCCACACCGGGCAGGGACAACAGCCTCGACGACGAGGACCTCCTCGAACGGGCGAAAGCGGCCAGTAACGGCGAGAAGTTCGAGCGGCTCTGGAACGGTGGCACAGCCGGCTATCCCAGCCAGAGCGAGGCCGACCTCGCGCTGTGCGGCCTACTCGCGTTCTGGACTGGCGGCGACCGGGAGCAGATGGACCGGCTGTTCCGGCAGTCGGGACTGTACCGAGAGAAGTGGGACGAACAGCGAGGCGACCGGACGTACGGCCAGCAAACGATCGTGAAGACGCTGCAGGGGAACACGGAGTTCTACGAGCCCCGCGACGGGAGTACGGGTTCACCGGTGAGCGGACCGGCCGACCACGTCTCGGAACCGCTCCTCGACGCGATCCGAGAAGCGCCGACCGACTGGATCGATCCGGACGCGCAGGCGTGGAGTGTCCGGGCAACCGAGGACTTCGGCGCCTCAGAAATCGCCAGCGCAGTTCGAAAGGGCGAGCTCCCGGGCGACGCCGATGACGCCATCGCCAGCGCGGTCATGGCCGGCAACTTCCCCGACGAGATCGGGGCGGCGTTCACAGCGTGGAACCGAAAACCCGACGAGTGGGACGTCGAGGTGGCGCGCTACTTCGATCCCGGCGCGCTCGATCCCGGGGCCATCGCGGCGGACGCGGACGTGGACCCCGAGAATCTCGGCGGGCTGCCGGCGCGGGAACTGGCCCACCACGTCTGGACGCGCGTTCGGCGCCGGGACGACGTCCACGTAGTCGCTCGCGTCGGTGAGCGCGGCGACGGCAGCCTCTTCAGTCACGATCCGGACACGGGGACCTGGTCCGAGACGGGCGCTCCAAAGCTCCGTACTATCGCCAACGAAGCGCTCGGATCCGCGTACTCCAGATGTGTCGGCGACGAACTCGAAGAGCGCGTCCGGACGACCCGCGCGATCGACGAACCGAACGGGCAGGTCGACGTTGACGAGTTCGGTGCGCCAGTGGAAAGCCTCCCCGTCGCGAACGGACTCCTGGAGATCGGCGGCCGGGAGCTCGGGCCCCTGGAGCCGACCGACTACGCGCTCGCGACCCTCCCCATCACGTACGATCCCGACGCGGACTGCCCGACGTTCGAGGCGTTCCTCGAAGAGGTGTGCCCGCGGTCGGTGGATCGCCAGAAGCTCCAGGAGTTCGTCGGCTACGCGCTCATGCACTGGGCGCTGCCCTACCACAAGGCGCTGTTCGTCGCGGGGCCCCAGGCCAGCGGCAAGTCGACGTTCCTCGACGTGGTCCGGCGCCTGCTCGGTCCGGAGACGACCTGCTCGCTCGCGCCCCAGGAGATTACGAGCGAGCGCTTCGCCGGGTACGACCTCTGGGGCGCCTGGGCGAACATCCGGTCGGACATCCCCGCGGAGCTCATCCAGAACACGGGTAAGTTCAAGGAGGTGACCGCGGGCGACCCGATCAAGGTCGAGCAGAAGCACAAGGACCCGATCACCATCGAGCCGACGGCCAAGCACTTCTTCGCCGCGAACACCCTGCCCTCCGCGGAGATCGACGACGACGCGTTCTTCCGGCGGATCCTCATGGTTTCCTTCCCCCGCACCGTCCCCCGCTCCGAGCGAGATCCCCACCTGATCGATGCCCTCGCGGACGAACTCCCCGGCATCTTGAACTGGGCGCTCGACGGCCTCGACCGGCTACGCGACCAGGGGCACTTCTCCGGCGACCTTCCACCGGCAGAGACGCACGAGAAGTGGCAGACCTGGGGCGAGTCCATCCAGCGGTTCCTCCACCAGTGCGTCGACACCGACGTGGCCGCGACCGCCACCGTCCCCAAGGGCGACCTCTACGACGCGTACGTACGGTTCTGCGAGGAGGAGGGCATCCCCGCGGAGTCCAAACAGAAGTTCGGACGGGAGATCATGGGCAAGCCAGGGGTCGGCGAGAAGAACGCACGAAAGGATGGACGTCGCGTCCGGGTCTACACCGGCATCGAGTTAGACGAACGCCGCGTGACGGCAGAGCGCGAGGGCGACCAGCGCGGACTGGGAGGGCACTAG
- a CDS encoding HTH domain-containing protein has product MTDDTPDYSALEPPDGKAPQEYTHHERRAAILRHLIEVGSPAGVTQARLAERYGVHESTISRDMDRLRESVGEHLGTEAKFTTRTLYYHVVEELLAADDWRATKAAWDVAMDWNEWLAEIGEQRREPDRSEVDVDMRSRAVDVEYTVVREGDDDLPTTADGSPDHAALGFTAAPAVPEETGQEACDE; this is encoded by the coding sequence ATGACCGACGACACTCCCGACTACAGCGCACTGGAACCGCCGGACGGGAAGGCGCCACAGGAGTACACGCACCACGAACGGCGGGCGGCAATCTTGCGCCACCTGATCGAGGTGGGCTCACCAGCTGGCGTGACGCAGGCTCGCCTCGCGGAGCGATACGGCGTCCACGAGTCGACGATCTCGCGTGACATGGACCGGCTGCGGGAGTCCGTCGGCGAGCACCTCGGGACGGAGGCGAAGTTTACGACGCGAACGCTGTACTACCACGTCGTCGAGGAGCTCCTTGCCGCCGACGACTGGAGGGCGACCAAGGCGGCCTGGGACGTTGCCATGGACTGGAACGAGTGGCTGGCGGAGATCGGCGAGCAGCGCCGGGAACCCGACCGCTCCGAGGTCGACGTGGACATGCGCTCGCGAGCGGTCGATGTCGAGTACACGGTCGTCCGGGAGGGCGACGACGACCTGCCGACGACGGCTGACGGCTCGCCGGACCACGCGGCGCTGGGGTTCACCGCGGCACCGGCGGTGCCCGAGGAGACGGGCCAGGAGGCGTGCGATGAGTGA
- a CDS encoding GIY-YIG nuclease family protein encodes MNLSSIPTESGVYCMFDLDGAPAYAGQTSNIRSRLRQHFIRQDSSVSSYGRLDPWDIASVSWWTTERCDPAEQELLTTFQPYLNFSAESDTPPLSTDISLDSPDGTFALMSDQEQEFRRQPYNRVKQKMEHINRMVDKIKYADHSDDTRRTLYEHKRILEENLQEFLGVDEMPG; translated from the coding sequence ATGAATTTGTCATCTATCCCTACCGAATCCGGCGTATACTGTATGTTTGATCTTGACGGCGCGCCAGCTTATGCCGGACAGACCAGTAACATCAGGAGTCGATTACGACAACACTTCATACGCCAGGACTCGAGCGTTTCCAGTTACGGTCGTCTCGATCCATGGGACATTGCCTCCGTAAGTTGGTGGACAACTGAGCGGTGCGATCCAGCGGAACAAGAATTGCTGACTACGTTCCAACCCTATCTGAACTTCTCTGCGGAGAGCGATACACCACCGTTGTCAACCGATATCAGTCTTGATTCACCTGATGGGACCTTTGCCCTCATGTCTGATCAAGAGCAGGAGTTCCGGAGGCAGCCGTATAACCGAGTCAAACAGAAAATGGAGCACATCAACCGGATGGTAGATAAGATTAAATACGCCGATCACAGCGACGACACCCGTCGGACGCTGTACGAGCACAAACGCATTTTGGAAGAGAATCTTCAGGAATTCCTCGGTGTCGATGAGATGCCCGGGTGA
- a CDS encoding ribbon-helix-helix domain-containing protein, whose product MAKVSVEIPDELLEDLDEHVGEGKKFVNRSEAIRGSIRKTLDIFDDIDERQGRIEES is encoded by the coding sequence ATGGCGAAAGTGAGCGTCGAGATCCCCGATGAACTGTTAGAGGACCTCGATGAACACGTTGGTGAGGGAAAGAAATTCGTCAACCGAAGCGAAGCAATTCGAGGATCTATCCGGAAGACGCTGGACATCTTCGACGACATCGATGAGCGGCAGGGGAGGATCGAAGAGAGTTGA
- the queC gene encoding 7-cyano-7-deazaguanine synthase QueC, producing the protein MSENAVILVSGGMDSATAVYEAIHRGYEPYFLHTSYGQETEDKELECARALAEEVEAADFLHVATEHLSAIGDSSLTDDEIDVAEADPDAEGIPTSYVPFRNANLLSMAVSYAEASDCRALFIGAHSEDFAGYPDCRPEFFEAFQQVIDVGTKPETKIDLIAPFVEWSKTDIAERGLELGVPYELTWSCYRSEEPACGTCDSCAFRLEAFQNVGAEDPIEYESRVDRQ; encoded by the coding sequence ATGAGCGAGAACGCAGTCATCCTGGTTTCTGGCGGAATGGACAGCGCGACGGCCGTCTACGAGGCGATCCATCGGGGGTACGAACCCTACTTCCTACACACCTCCTACGGCCAGGAGACCGAAGACAAAGAACTCGAGTGTGCTCGGGCGCTCGCAGAAGAGGTCGAAGCTGCCGACTTCCTCCACGTTGCCACCGAACATCTCTCGGCGATCGGCGACTCCAGTCTGACTGACGACGAAATCGACGTCGCCGAAGCCGATCCCGACGCCGAGGGGATTCCAACATCGTACGTCCCCTTCCGGAACGCGAACCTGCTCTCGATGGCAGTCTCCTACGCCGAGGCCAGCGACTGTAGGGCCCTGTTCATCGGCGCTCACTCCGAGGATTTCGCCGGCTATCCGGACTGCCGGCCGGAATTCTTCGAGGCGTTCCAGCAGGTCATAGATGTCGGAACGAAACCCGAGACGAAAATCGACCTCATCGCGCCGTTCGTCGAGTGGTCGAAGACGGATATCGCCGAACGCGGCCTCGAACTGGGCGTGCCCTATGAGCTGACTTGGAGTTGCTACCGAAGCGAGGAGCCGGCATGTGGCACCTGTGATTCATGCGCGTTCAGGCTAGAGGCGTTCCAGAACGTAGGGGCTGAAGATCCAATAGAGTACGAGAGCCGGGTGGATCGTCAATGA
- a CDS encoding AbrB/MazE/SpoVT family DNA-binding domain-containing protein: MKQILFLARGLFHTRISLTVIMKITKRLVGRGKITIPAAIREEYGLEDGDFVEVDVAPVDEREENA, from the coding sequence ATGAAACAGATTCTGTTTCTAGCAAGGGGTCTGTTCCACACTCGCATAAGCTTGACTGTAATCATGAAGATTACAAAGCGACTCGTCGGCCGAGGAAAGATTACGATCCCGGCTGCGATCCGGGAGGAGTACGGTTTGGAAGACGGCGATTTCGTGGAAGTCGACGTCGCTCCAGTGGACGAGCGGGAGGAGAACGCATGA
- a CDS encoding 6-pyruvoyl tetrahydropterin synthase family protein: MPRGLSEAASSNIELAEAGERTLRIGGDSPIRISTGHRIRHHDGKCSRPHGHNYEITIEVTGTLTMEGWVVDKGIVTDIIDEWDHRFLLEKSDPLAKAFEEAGEGESLLLLDHPPTAEVMSLELERELEEELPENVSNASVTVRETGELCATY; this comes from the coding sequence ATGCCCCGAGGATTATCCGAAGCGGCCTCAAGTAATATCGAACTGGCCGAAGCCGGGGAGCGTACTCTCCGAATCGGGGGCGATTCCCCGATCAGAATCAGTACCGGCCACCGGATTCGCCACCACGATGGCAAGTGCTCGCGTCCGCACGGGCACAACTACGAGATCACGATCGAGGTGACTGGAACGCTCACCATGGAAGGGTGGGTCGTCGACAAGGGGATCGTCACCGACATCATCGACGAGTGGGACCACCGGTTCTTGCTCGAGAAATCCGATCCGTTGGCGAAAGCGTTCGAAGAAGCCGGCGAAGGGGAGAGCCTCCTACTCCTGGATCATCCACCCACGGCGGAGGTGATGTCCCTCGAGCTCGAACGGGAACTCGAAGAGGAACTCCCCGAGAACGTCTCGAATGCCTCGGTCACCGTTCGAGAGACCGGCGAACTCTGTGCCACATACTGA
- a CDS encoding 7-carboxy-7-deazaguanine synthase QueE has product MPVATDVSDVGSEDTPEAAALPINELFYSLQGEGKLAGVPSVFVRTSGCNLRCWFCDSYHTSWEPTGAWLTIDKLVEQIAEFDAAEHVVVTGGEPMIHDDTEELLEELADRGFHTTVETNGTIYRDAPIDLASISPKLASSTPTEELDPKGAGEWAERHENRRIDVDTLSDLVDAYDSQLKFVVTGPDDMAEIEDLLVRLRETADTEIENNDVLLMPEGMTREELDERRGTVAELAQDHGYRYTPRLHVDLWNDAPGT; this is encoded by the coding sequence ATGCCGGTCGCTACGGACGTCAGTGACGTCGGTTCGGAGGACACGCCCGAGGCAGCAGCACTCCCTATCAACGAGCTCTTCTACTCCCTCCAGGGCGAGGGTAAGCTCGCGGGCGTCCCCTCCGTCTTCGTGCGGACGTCGGGGTGTAACCTCCGCTGTTGGTTCTGTGACTCCTACCACACTTCCTGGGAACCCACCGGTGCCTGGTTGACGATCGATAAACTCGTCGAGCAGATCGCGGAGTTTGACGCGGCAGAACACGTCGTCGTTACTGGCGGCGAGCCGATGATCCACGACGACACAGAGGAACTGCTAGAGGAACTCGCCGATCGCGGCTTCCATACGACCGTGGAGACAAATGGCACGATCTACCGTGACGCGCCCATCGATCTCGCGAGCATTAGCCCGAAACTCGCCAGTTCCACGCCCACCGAGGAACTGGATCCGAAGGGAGCGGGCGAGTGGGCGGAGCGCCACGAGAACCGTCGGATCGACGTGGACACGTTGTCCGACCTCGTCGACGCCTACGACAGCCAACTCAAGTTCGTGGTTACCGGGCCCGACGACATGGCCGAGATCGAGGACCTGCTCGTTCGGCTCCGGGAGACGGCGGATACAGAGATCGAGAACAACGACGTTCTGCTCATGCCGGAAGGAATGACACGCGAGGAACTCGACGAGCGGCGGGGAACGGTGGCGGAGCTCGCACAGGACCACGGCTACCGATACACGCCACGGTTGCACGTCGACCTCTGGAACGACGCGCCGGGGACATAG
- the folE gene encoding GTP cyclohydrolase I — MTDNQLQYEETTADPVEDSEIDLEKARRGTRLLLEAIGEEPEKAPLAETWDRRVPAMMETLTEGTRETAKPDLRTFGADTDELVVKTEIPIYSLCEHHMLPFFGVAHIGYRPGEEIVGLSKLPRYVRWQSRRLATQEGLTADIAEGLQDELDPESVIVEVSATHLCEAMRGVETRTETTSRATAGDPNDCDRTQFDNVLSNL, encoded by the coding sequence ATGACCGACAATCAGCTTCAGTACGAGGAGACGACGGCCGATCCGGTGGAGGACAGCGAGATCGACCTCGAGAAGGCTCGGCGGGGGACGAGACTCCTGCTTGAGGCAATCGGCGAGGAACCCGAAAAGGCCCCCTTGGCGGAAACGTGGGATCGCCGCGTCCCTGCGATGATGGAGACACTGACTGAGGGAACGCGCGAGACCGCCAAACCCGACCTTCGAACGTTCGGGGCCGATACCGACGAACTCGTCGTCAAGACGGAGATCCCCATCTACAGCCTCTGTGAACACCACATGCTCCCGTTCTTCGGCGTGGCCCACATCGGCTACCGCCCCGGCGAGGAGATCGTCGGTCTCTCGAAACTCCCACGGTACGTCCGCTGGCAGTCACGGCGACTCGCCACCCAAGAGGGCCTGACGGCGGACATCGCCGAAGGGCTACAGGACGAACTCGACCCGGAATCCGTGATCGTCGAGGTGTCCGCGACGCATCTCTGCGAAGCGATGCGAGGCGTCGAGACCCGAACGGAGACGACCTCGCGAGCGACTGCAGGGGATCCCAACGACTGTGACCGAACGCAGTTCGACAACGTACTCAGTAACCTATGA
- a CDS encoding terminase large subunit domain-containing protein, whose product MSETGEDDTAVQRRILRSLWEPHPGQRAIMAHPARFRVVACGRRWGKSEMCAHLALEHALEHPGSTVWWVAPTYDQANEFGFDKVKPLLSTTVLADDPKRTKPREFVLTNGSTVSFRSAEREDSLRGGGVDFLVIDESGSVPDRAWTDELRPALSDTEGDAVFVGTPKGRNWFHQWFQRGQSADHPEVASWQAPTIQNPHVPDEEVEAAREDMPERVFEQEYRAQFVDDTGGVFRNVREQVEDYDLPVAPADCEAPFAIGVDLARLQNWTVAVVLDDRGTVVAFERLQQTTWSRIQQTIEQLAGRYDPATVALDASRDNKIVQDLADAGLATEPVRFTPAKKRTLVENLATALEIDELTLSSDATPLVNELEVYEYEATESGQIRYTAPSGFHDDCVDALALAEWARSNARREPIQVPSTW is encoded by the coding sequence ATGAGTGAGACCGGAGAGGACGACACCGCCGTCCAGCGGCGAATCCTCCGGTCGCTGTGGGAGCCTCACCCGGGGCAACGCGCCATCATGGCCCACCCGGCGCGGTTCCGCGTGGTCGCCTGTGGCCGCCGGTGGGGCAAGTCCGAGATGTGCGCCCACCTCGCGCTCGAACACGCCCTGGAGCACCCGGGGAGCACCGTCTGGTGGGTCGCGCCCACGTACGATCAGGCCAACGAGTTCGGCTTCGACAAGGTCAAGCCGCTGCTCTCGACGACAGTGCTCGCGGACGATCCCAAGCGCACCAAGCCCCGGGAGTTCGTACTGACCAACGGCAGCACCGTGTCGTTCCGGAGCGCGGAGCGCGAGGACAGTCTGCGCGGGGGTGGTGTCGACTTCTTGGTGATCGACGAGAGCGGGAGCGTCCCTGATCGAGCCTGGACCGACGAACTCCGCCCGGCGCTCTCCGATACGGAAGGCGACGCCGTGTTCGTCGGCACGCCGAAGGGACGGAATTGGTTCCACCAGTGGTTCCAGCGGGGCCAGTCCGCAGACCACCCCGAGGTGGCGAGCTGGCAGGCGCCGACTATCCAGAACCCCCACGTCCCCGACGAGGAGGTCGAGGCCGCCCGGGAGGACATGCCCGAGCGCGTGTTCGAGCAGGAGTACCGCGCGCAGTTCGTCGACGACACCGGCGGCGTGTTTCGGAACGTCCGCGAGCAGGTCGAGGACTACGACCTGCCGGTCGCCCCCGCCGACTGTGAGGCGCCCTTCGCGATCGGCGTGGACCTTGCGCGCCTCCAGAACTGGACCGTCGCCGTGGTACTGGACGACCGGGGGACGGTGGTAGCGTTCGAGCGGCTCCAGCAGACGACGTGGTCGCGAATCCAGCAGACCATCGAGCAGCTCGCTGGGCGCTACGACCCGGCGACGGTCGCCCTCGACGCATCGCGGGACAACAAGATCGTCCAGGACCTCGCGGACGCCGGCTTGGCGACGGAGCCAGTGCGTTTCACCCCGGCGAAGAAGCGCACACTCGTCGAGAATCTGGCGACGGCTCTCGAGATCGACGAGTTGACGCTCTCGTCAGACGCGACCCCTCTGGTGAACGAACTCGAGGTGTACGAGTACGAGGCGACCGAGAGTGGTCAGATCCGGTACACGGCTCCATCAGGCTTCCACGATGACTGCGTGGACGCGCTGGCGCTCGCGGAGTGGGCTCGATCGAACGCTCGACGTGAGCCGATTCAGGTCCCCAGTACCTGGTAA